The genomic region GGGCGGGAGTCTCGTCAGGAAGGAAGCCACCGGCTATGGCACCTGTTATTTCATGGAAGAAGCCTTGAAGGCGAAGGGCAAATCATTTAAAGGAGCAACAGTGGTCATTTCCGGTTCCGGGAACGTGGCGATTTATGCCGCCGAAAAAGTTTGCCAGCTCGGCGGCAAGGTCGTCGCGATGAGCGATTCGAACGGGTACGTTTACGACCCCGAAGGAATAAAACTTGATACAGTGAAAAGGATTAAAGAAGTGGAGAGGAAGAGGATCAAGGTTTATGTCGAAGATCACCCCACAGCCCGGTACCATGAGGATTGGACCGGTATCTGGACGGTCAAGTGCGACATAGCCCTTCCCTGCGCCACGCAAAACGAAATCGACGAAAAATCCGCCCTGGCCCTTGTCGCCAACGGCTGCTACGCGGTTGGAGAAGGCGCCAATATGCCATCAACTCCTGAGGCTATTGAGGTGTTTCTCAAGAACAAGGTCATCTTCGGCCCGGCAAAAGCCGCCAACGCGGGAGGCGTGGCCACTTCGGCTCTTGAAATGTGCCAAAACAGCATGAGGTATTCGTGGACATTTGAGGAAGTGGACGCAAAATTGAAGGAGATCATGGTCAACATATATAAGAGCGCCAGCAAGGCTGCCCGCGAATACGGCTGCGAAGACAACCTGGTGGTTGGAGCCAATATCGCCGGGTTCCTCAAAGTCGCCGACGCCATGTTAGCTCAAGGTGTCGCTTATTAAAATTTATAATTTATGTGCAGCTAAAATGTATAACCCTTTGCAGTTCTCCTTATTTAGGAGGCGCAAAGGGTTTTTTGTATTTAATCCTTGACAGTATTACGAGATGATAATATAATGAATCGCCACCTGATTTATATTCTGTATAGAATGGAGGCGCTATTTTGAAGCCGGTAATACTTGAGGCATTTGAAAATGAGAATTTTATTGGGAATACTTTAAAAAGATTGTTTGAACAAAAAGGTCAAGAATATTTCTACTTTAAGCTCAAGGATATGAACATACTACCATGCAGGTCTTGTGGTATTTGCAGTATAAAAACTCCTGGCAAATGTATTGTAGTAGATGACGACATGCCTGTAATATTAAAGGCCGTAGCCTCAAGCAGTATGTTGATCATGATCACCCCGATAGTGTTTGGAGGATATTCCTCACAACTGAAAAAAGCCGTTGACAAATTTATGTTGCTGGCTACCCCTTTATACAGCGGCAAGGGCGGCCGCCTGCTCCACCTTCCCCGCTATGGCCACAAATCACTGCTGGGTATAGGTGTAACGAAAAACAACTCCCGGTTTCAGGAAGATAGTTTTAGAAAACTGGTTGCCCATAATGCTTTAAACCTGCAATACGCAAACAGTACTCTTGTGTTTAAACCATCTGACGAAACAGCCAAAATAAAACGCGACATAGAGCTTGCCCTTAAGGAGGGAAAATAGAGATGAACGGACAAAGACTTCTCATACTGAATGGAAGCCCTCGTAGACAAGGGACCTCCTACAGCTTTGCCCGCACAATAAAAAAACTTGCTGAAGATGCGGGTAATCAAGCTGAAATTAGACATGTCATTGATTATTTTGATGGGCAAAAAAGCTTAAACGATTTGAAATATCATATTGCGGAAAGCGATATAATAGCCCTTGTGGCGCCTTTATATGCAGACACACTTCCCTATCCTGATATTTGGTGCCTGGAAAAATTGGCCGCTGAATACAGCAGTGAACTTAGCGGCAAGATGTTTTTTGCAGTTGGCCAGTGCGGTTTTCCGGATATAACCCGTCTCGAGCCAATGATTGACGCATGCAGGTTCTTTGCCGAAGAGACGGGAATGATATGGCGGGGTGGTTTAGCTTATGGCGGAGGGGCAATAATAAACGGGGCATTGCTGGAGAATTTGGGCAAGAAAGGAAAGAAAATCACTTCTGCCTTTAAGCTTGCCCTGGGAGATGTCATTCAAGGCAAAATGATTTCCGCCCGGGCACAGGATTTGTTGACAGTAAGAATTCCCAGAATTCTATACCGGCCGTTGGCTGCCTATTTAAACCATAAGATAAAAAAGGATGCGCTAAAGCATGGGATTACCGATGTTTCCAGAAAGGTTTACCTTGAATAACCCGTATTTACCATATGCTAAATACGATGAAAATTAAATCAAAAAGTATATTATGGAGGTAATAAAGAGGTATTGGCGAAGTAATGTTCAGAATAGACTTGAGTGCTTAGGAGATACCGCATGTTAAGAGTAACCGGACTTAAGCTGTCACTAGAAGAGGATATTAAACGGCTGCCTTATATGATTGCCCGCAAGTTAAGAATAAAGTCAGCCGATATCCTTGACTGGTATGTTTTTAAACAGTCAATAGACGCCCGTGACCGCAGGATGATTTATTTTGTTTATACGGTGGATGTTGTGGTTAAAAATGAGGCATACCTCATCAGCAAAATAAACGATCCGGGCGTATCCTTTACACCTCCTCTGCGGTATGAGTTTGCGCAAACGGGCAGTGAAAAACTGAAAGACCCGCCAGTGGTTATAGGGACTGGTCCATCAGGGCTTTTTGCCGGGCTTCTTTTGGCCCAGATGGGATACCAGCCCCTTATTTTAGAGCGGGGAGACAATGTGGAGACCAGGGCGGAAAAGGTCCGGCGTTTCTGGGAGACGGGCTGCCTGGACGGGGAGTCCAATGTCCAGTTTGGGGAAGGCGGGGCAGGGACTTTTTCCGACGGCAAGCTTACCACGCTGATTAAAGACAAAGAGAGACGCTGCCGCAAGGTATTGGAAGAATTGGTCCAGGCCGGAGCGCCGGCTTCTATCCTTTACTCGTTTAAGCCGCATATCGGTACGGATGTTTTGCAGCGCGTGGTAAAAAATTTGCGCGGCCGCATTCGCGAGCTGGGGGGACAGGTCCTTTTCCGGTCGCGCGTAACAGACCTTATAGTAAACAGCGGCCGGATTGACGGGGTAGTGGTAAACGGCCGGGACCGTATAAACTGCCAAGCCGTTGTTTTGGCTACCGGGCACAGCGCGCGGGATGTTTTCAGGATGCTTTATGAAAAAGGGGTTAAGCTGCAGCCCAAACCGTTTTCTATCGGGGTCAGGATAGAACATCACCAGGAGGTCATCGACCGGGCGCAGTACAGGGAATTTGCCGGCCATCCCCGGTTGGGAGCCGCCGAATACAAGCTGGCCTACCACTCGCCGTCAGGCCGCTCCGCTTACACCTTCTGCATGTGCCCGGGAGGAACGGTGGTGGCTGCAGCTTCCGAGCACGGCTATCTTGTCACCAACGGCATGAGCGAGCACGCCCGGGACGGCCGCAATGCCAACAGCGCCCTGCTGGTAGGTGTTACACCGCAGGATTTCCCGGGTGACCACCCGCTGTCGGGGGTCGAATTCCAGCGCAGGTGGGAAAAAGCGGCCTTCTTGTTGGGGGGAGGAGGCTACCTTGCTCCCGCGCAGCTGTTATCCGATTTTTTGGAGGGAAGAGTTTCCACGGTTCTCGGCTCCGTTAAGCCCACCTATCCCCGCGGCGTTACGTTGGCCGATCTTGCGGAGTGCTTGCCTTCTTATGTGACGGAGACGCTTCGCGAAGCGATTAGCGAATTTGGAAGGAAACTCCAAGGTTTCGCCGCGGCTGATGCCGTCCTGACCGGGGTTGAGACCCGCAGCTCGTCGCCGGTAAGGATTGCCCGGCAAGATGATTTCCAGGCCTGCTTTTCCGGGCTATACCCGGCTGGAGAAGGTGCGGGATACGCTGGCGGTATAGTATCCGCGGCCGTGGACGGGCTGCGGGTTGGGGAAGCCCTAGCCAGAAGGTTTAAACCGCTACAGGCCGGTATTACGGGCTAAAGGTTTTTATTCTAAACCTTGCTTTGCCGTAATAAATATTTAAACAAGCCCCAATTGTACGTGCATGTTGATATATTATTTACGCTAATCTATAATTAACTTAAATTAAATTATTAACTGCCGTAATTCAATCCTGGGACAAATCAGTTCTGTTATTTGTTTTCCTAAATAGCCCAAAAAGGCGGGGGAGAATTATATGAATAGCAAGAATATAATGTCATTTATGGACATTAAATTGGCCTGGGAAAAATACCTTCAATCCGGCGAAGTGATCCATGACATGATTAAACAGCCGATTGTCGAGTCGTGGAAAAGGAGCAACGAGGCCAGCGTCAACCCGTTTGACGGGGTATGCAGGTATGTCCTGGAACACCGGCAGCTGAAGGAGGTTAAGGAACGGAACAGCGAACTGCTGCAAACGGTTAAACCGCTGATGGAATACTGTTATGACCTTATTAAAGAGACCGGCGTTATCTTTGTGCTGATCGACGAGCAGGGTTACATCATGGAAAGTTTTGGCGACGCAAACGTGCTTGAAGATGCGAAAAGGATCAACTTTATCCAGGGAGCGACCTGGACGGAGAACCAGGTGGGAACCAACGCCATAGGGACTTCGCTGCAAATCAAGAAACCGATAAATGTCACCGGCGCCGAGCATTACTGCCAAAAACACCATCCCTGGACATGTTCCGCCGCTCCAATACTTGATCCGGCGGGAAAATTACTGGGAATAATTGATATTTCCGGCCCGGCGCGCACCTTTCACAAAAACGCGCTCGGCCTTGCGGCGGGAATCGCCAATACGGCCATGACGAAACTTATACTTAAAAAAAAGGGACAGGAGATGTCCCAGGTCGACAAACGGTTTTCCCTGCTGTTCAATAATGTTTCGGACGGCATTATCGAAGTCGATGCCCGGGGAGTGATTAAACGGGTCAATCCGGCTGTCAACAGGCTGTTTAAAATGACTTCCCAGGAAATGATCGGGAGGCCTGTTGAAGAATTGTTTGGCTGGGATATTCCCCCCATCATGTCCCTATTGAAAGGAAAACGCCTGGATTGCGAGTGCTCTTGGCCGGCGAAAAACGAAAGCAAGAAGTTTTTGCTGTGCGGCGAGTCTATAATTGACGCAGCTGGCGCCGTGGCGGGCGGAATTATCATTTTTAAACGCCTGGATGAACAGAAGGTGCTCGTTAAGAGGGCCGAGTCAGCAACTCGCAAAGATACTTCTTACCATTTCGCGGATATTAAAGGGGACAGCCCGGCTATTGTTGAAGCCGTGCAAATTGCCAGGCTTGCGGCCAGGAGCTTCTCCAACGTGCTGCTCCAAGGCGAGTGCGGGACCGGGAAAGAGATTTTTGCCCAGGCAATCCACAACGAAAGCGCAAGGAAAGAGGGACCGTTTATCGCTGTAAACTGTGGAGCCATCCCCAGGGATTTGATCGGTTCGGAACTGTTCGGATACGAAGAAGGGGCGTTCACCGGGGCCAGGCGAGGCGGCCGGGCAGGCAAGTTTGAAATAGCTTCGGGCGGGACTTTGTTTCTTGACGAGGTCGGCGATATGCCCTTTGAACAGCAGGTAGCCCTGCTGAGAGTGCTGCAGGAAAAGAAAGTCGTCAGGATCGGCGGCCACAGGGAGATTCCCGTCGATGTAAGGGTAATATGCGCGACCAACAGGAACCTTTCGGCTGAGGTTGTTAAAGGCAACTTCCGGCAGGACCTGTATTACCGTTTAAACGTGATAACCATAAACATCCCGCCGCTGCGGGAACGCAGGGAGGATATCATCCTTCTTTTCCACCATTTTTTGAAAAAACACGAATCGGCGCGGGGCTGGAGCTTCGAAATCGAGCCGCAGGTTTTCGACTACCTCCAAAAATACCATTGGCCCGGCAATGTCCGTGAATTGGAGAATGTGGTGGAAAGGCTGATAAACCTGACGCAGGACAGGAAGATCAAAGCCGGCAGCTTGCCCGCTGAAATCCGGTTCCCGCGGGAGTTTTTACCACGCGATGCTGCTGTGGAGATTCCTGTTTTTGACAGCTATCCCGTAGATAGGAAGGGGAGGAAACGGGAGAACGCCAAACTAGAGCAGCAGAAAATCATTTACGTGCTGAACAGGCATCACGGCAATGTCAGCAAGGCCGCCAGCGAACTGGGAGTATCCCGCAATACCCTGTACCGAAAAATGCGGCTTTATAATATAAACAATTAGATTCACTTGCCGCTGTTATCCAAATATGTCCTTGATTTGTAACATGCTGTCACGAACTTCAGCATTATTGGGACAATACTTTTTACCGTGCCGGGAAGCAGAACAGCAGACCACCCTGTGAAAACAGGGCGGTTTTGTTATGGCACAGATTTTGCAATTCTAGAACATGTGTGCCGGCAATTTAAAACTGAATCAAAAGGGGGGGTCAAGCAGTGGTGTTTATTAAACTGCCGGCAAAAGGAAGAGTAAAATATTTTGGATAAGGAAGGGAGAGTAATATGAAACTGTTTCCTATTTCGCTTTCCATCGGTATTCTGGCCGGTTTGTGGACTTATCTCTCTATCGCTTTTGGCCTGCTTACCTGGCCGGCTTTTGTCGGGTGGGCTATTTATTTTTACCTGGGAGGCACCAAAGAAGCCCTGGGCAAAGCCATACCTCCCATGATTGTCGGCCTGGGCCTGGGCTACCTGACTTCATTGGCCTATGCAGGGCTGAACGGCGACGCGTTGATCCTTTCAGGGCTGGTGGTAATCCTTGCTTTCCTCATGACTTACATGATGAATATACCCCTTCTGGCAGCGGCCCCGGCGGCCTTTCAGGGCTGCGCGGTCTTTTTCGGTGTCGGCGACCCGATTAAGGCGGGAATACCTTTTATCATCGGGCTGCTTCTCGGTTATGTTTCGGCGGTCATCCCCGATGTTTTGATGTCCGCCTCAAAGAAAAAGGAGGCAATGTGAGACCTTCGTCTGTTGTAACATAAGTGTCATGGCAATTTGTGTAATGGTGACACTTTTGTTACATTTAAGCTTGCGTTAGGCGAAAGAAAATGGCGGTACGGCAAGGCTAAGCCGCCTTTTTTTATTTATATAAAAATGGCATAACATTTGCAATTAAGAAATTCATAATAACAAATCTTATAAAAACCACACGCGGGGTGCTGAACAAATGGCTTTTAATCAGGTTCCTTTCTTTAACAGTATAAGATCGGCCTGGGATGCTTTTGTCACATACGGTGAACCACCCAGCCACACGGTCCGGCCGGAAATTATCGACTCATGGCTCCGGTGCCGGCAGGCGGGAGTCGACCCGGAGAACGGCTGCTGCAGCCGTATTCTGAGTTCCACGGAATTAAAAGAGATACTGTTGAAAAACTGGGATTTGATACACATAGCCAAACCCTTCATGAACCGTCTTTATAAATATTTCCAGGGATCGGGTTTTATTGTTGTTCTGGTCGATAAGGATGGTTACATAATGGAAAGCTTTGGCGATCCGAAGGCTCTTGAAAGCGCGAAAGAGATCAATTTCATCCGGGGAGCCAGGTGGTTGGAAAACGAGGTGGGAACAAATGCCATCGGGACGGCCCTGGTATTGAAAAAGCCGATCCAGGTTACAGGTCCGGAGCATTACTGCAGGAAGCACCATACCTGGACTTGTTCCGCTGCGCCCATTTTTGATTTAAACAACCAGGTGGCAGGGGTACTGGATATTTCAGGCAGCGCCGATGAAACCCATCTTCACACCCTCGGCATGGCGGTCGCGGCGGTTGAAGCGATTACCAGGCAGCTCAGGATCGAACAGGACCGCAAACAGGGATTGACCGGCGGCCTGAACAATAGAGCGGGTGGAGAGCTCGCCGCTGCCGGAAATTCCGAAAGCCAGGCCCGTGTTTTCAGCGGCGGCAATAAGTTATATAAGTTTAGTGACATCATATGCAGCAGCCCGGCGCTGAAGGAAAGCGTGCACGTAGCCTCGCTTGCTGCCGGCTGTATGTCCAACGTGCTTTTGCAAGGTGAGAGCGGGACAGGGAAGGAGCTTTTCGCTCAGGCCATTCACAGCGCCAGCTGCAGGAAAAACGGGCCGTTTATTGCCGTGAACTGCGGGGCCATACCCAGGGAACTGATTGCCAGCGAGTTATTCGGGTATGAGGAAGGGGCTTTTACCGGCGCAAGGAAGGGTGGAAAACCAGGAAAATTTGAACTTGCCCGCGGAGGAACTTTGTTTCTGGACGAGATTGGAGAAATGCCGCTCGAACAGCAGGTAGCACTTTTGCGGGTCCTGCAGGAAAAGAAAATTTACCGGATCGGCAGCGACAGAGCAATAGACGTCGATGTCCGCATCATCTGCGCGACAAACAAAAATATCCTGGAGGAAGTGGGTAAAGGCGCCTTCCGGCAGGATCTTTACTACCGGCTGAACGTGATTTCGATTACCCTTCCTTCGCTGCGCGAGCGCAGGGAAGACATAGTTTTATTGTTTAATCATTTCTTGAAGCAGATAAGCCGGGGAAAGGAGTATTACGTGGAGCCGGAGGTTTATGAACAGGTGGAGCGGTATGATTGGCCGGGCAATGTCCGCGAGCTGCAGAACACGGTGGAGAGGTTGGTGAATTTGGTCCAGGGGCCGATCATCAGTCTCTCCCACCTGCCCCCGGAGATCTGCGGCGCAGCCGGCGCGCAGTTGGAACCAGCGCCTTCCCTGGCTGAACAGGTTATGGGCGAAAGAAGCAGCAGGACGGAAAGAAAACGCAGGGCTGCGGAAAAAGAGCGCCAGAAAATCGTTTTTTTGCTGGACAGGTATGGAGGGAATGTCACCTGGACTGCCCGCGAGCTGGGCCTTTCGCGCAACACTCTTTATCGAAAAATGCGTTTGTACGGGATAAAGAACTGATTTGTACCAAAACTGTCATCGATTGAGACAGCGGGTGACAGGAGCGGTACACCGGCTGAGATGTTTCCTTTTAGTCCCTGCTGCTGATGAGGAAGAGAAACGAACCAAATCTCGCTTGGGTTAAGGTCTGGGCTTGTTTTCCCCGGTTTGCGGGAGTCTTGGCATAATACTTGCTGTACATACTGGTGATGGACTTATACGAGTCCGCTCTTCATATTTGCCAAAAAAAGGGGAAGGAGGTGAAGGCGTGGGCTATGAGCGGTTTGTTATAGAATTTGGCACCGGGGCCGACCTGCACGGGGAAGATGTGACCAAAGCCGCGCAAAGAGCGGTTAAAGATGCCGTTTCGCACAGCTGTCTTTGCGGCTTGGTCGATATTTTTGGGTACAGCGATCCCAACAAGATGCACATTGAGGTGAAAATCGGCTGTCCCTACCCGGAAAGAGTGAACAAGGAAGAAGTCCTCAAAATGCTTCCTTTCGGGACGGCCAACCTGGAAGTGGTAGCGGGAGGACTGCTGGCTCCGGGGTTAAAGCTTCCCGCTCTCGGGGAGGGCGACAGGGTTGTGCTTGCGCTGGCCGCCCTTACGGTTTACGTCGATACCGGAGGAATAAAAAAGAGCTAAAGGAGAAAAGGAGGAGACATTGATGGAAATCACCAAGGAAAAACTGCTCGGCTTTTACAAAACAATGGTCACGATCAGAAAATTTGAAGAAAAGGCTTGCGAGCTGTTCGCCGCAGGCAAGCTCCCCGGTTTTGTCCACCTCTATATCGGGGAGGAAGCCGTGGCGACAGGAGTTTGCGCCAATTTGACGGACAAAGATTTTATTACCAGCACTCACCGTGGGCACGGGCACCTGATTGCCAAAGGCGGCAAACTGGACCTGATGATGGCTGAACTTTTCGGGAAGGCCACTGGCTACTGCAAGGGGAAAGGCGGTTCCATGCATATTGCCGATGTCGATCTGGGCATTTTGGGCGCCAACGGTATTGTGGGCGCGGGACAGCCGATAGCTACCGGCGCGGCGTTTGCCTGCAAGTACAAAAAGAGCGATGCCGTAGCGGTGTGTTTCCACGGCGACGGCGCATCAAACCGCGGGACTTTTCACGAATCTTTGAACATGGCCGCTATTTTCAAGCTGCCGGTCGTTTTTGTGTGCGAAAACAACATGTACGGCATATCCATTTCCCAGAAATACCATATGAACGTGAGCGACATTTCCGATCGCGCAGCGGCTTACGGCATTCCCGGGGTGACGGTGGACGGCAATGACGTGGTAGCCGTTTACGAGGCTGCCGCCGAAGCAATTCAGCGGGCCAGGAAAGGTGACGGTCCCAGCCTCATCGAGTGCAAGACATGGAGACAGAAGGGACATTTTGAAGGCGATCCCCAGAGTTACAAGAAACCGGAGGAACAGGCGGAGTGGCTGCAGAAAGACCCCATACCCAGGCTGGAGAAGAAACTCCTGGAGCTGAAATATGCCACCAAGGCGGACCTCGATAAAATTCAGGGAGAAACAGCCCAAAAAATTGAAGCCGCGGTCAAATTCGCCCAGAACAGTCCCGACCCCTCTCCGGAAGACGTGCTGACCGATGTTCTCGCAGGTTAGATTATTTTGAAAGGGTGAGAAAAAATGAAGATGACTTATGCTGAAGCCATGAGAGATGGCCTGCGTGTGGAAATGAAAAGAGACCCCAATGTCTATTTGGCCGGTGAAGACGTCGGTCCCTTCGGCGGATGTTTCGGCCAGGTCGCCGGGCTTTACCAGGAGTTCGGTCCCGGCCGGATAGTGGATACGCCGATCAGCGAAACGGCGATTGTCGGGCACGCCGTGGGCGCTGCTGCGGCAGGACTGCGGCCCGTGGTGGAAATCATGTTTATGGATTTCATGGGCGTGTGCATGGACGAGATCTTGAATCAGGCCGCCAAGATGCGCTATATGTTCGGCGGTAAGGCCAAACTTCCCATGGTTATCCGGACGCCGTGCGGCGGCGGTTTGGGTGCTGCGGCCCAGCATTCCCAGTGCCTGGAAGCATTGTTTACGCACATCCCCGGCATCAAAGTGGTAATGCCGGCTGAACCTGCCGACGCCAAAGGGTTGATGGCGGCAGCCATCCGTGACGACAACCCCGTGATTTATGTCGAGCACAAAATGCTTCTCGGGGTGCAAGGTGAAGTGCCGGAAGGCGAATTCGTCGTGCCGATTGGCCAAGCGGCGGTTAAACGGCCAGGGTCCGATGTGACGATAGTGGCCTGGTCGGGAATGGTGCCCAAGGCCGCGGCTGCCGCGGAAACCCTGGCCGGGGAAGAGATCAGCGCCGAGGTCATTGACCTTCGCACGCTCACACCGCTGGACAAAGACTGCATTTTGAAGTCGGTAGGCAAGACTGGCAGGCTGGTGATCGTGCACGAGGCCAACCTGACCGGCGGGTTTGGAGGAGAAATAGCGGCCATTGTTGCCGATGAAGGTTTTGACCTTCTGAATGCTCCCATCAAACGGGTAACGGCTCCGGATACCCCGGTTCCTTTCGCCACCGTGCTGGAAAAAGCTTACCTGCCCAGTGAAGAAAAGATCGTCAGGGCGGTAAAGGAACTGTTTTAAAGACGAAGGCGGTGGGCAGGCCCTGACACTGCCCACCATCTTTTCCCGGTCCGGTCTGGTATGTATTGAAAAGAGTTTGCCTGTTGTTTATTCTTAACTCAAGGAGGAAAAGAATGCCTACGGTTGGGATTATCGCCAATCCTGCTTCGGGGAAAGACATTCGCCGGCTTGTGGCTTACGGCACAGTTTTCGACAACCTGGAAAAAGTGAATATCGTTCGCCGGATCTTGCTTGGTCTGGCTGCGGCAGGGGTGAACAGGGCAGTGTACATGCCCGATTATTTTGGGATTGTCCCGAAAGCGGTTGAGGGACTGTACAGCGAACACCGCCTGTCTATGGAAATAGTTCCGGCTGACATCAGGCTTACCGGCACTCAGGTCGATTCGTACGAGGCCGCTCTGGAGATGGGGAGGTGGGCGGCAGGTTGCATAATCACGCTGGGCGGCGACGGGACAAACCGCATGGTGGCCAAGGGCTGCGGAGATACGCCCCTCCTTCCTGTTTCCACCGGCACAAACAACGTTTTTCCCCGGATGGTTGAGGGCACTATAGCCGGGCTGGCCGCCGGCGCGGTGGCTTGCGGCAAAGCAGGCGGCCCACAGGTGCTGAACCCCAGCAAAAAGCTGGTCATTTATAAAAACGGGGAACCCGTCGATATTGCCCTGATCGATGCCGTCGTTCTCAAGGACAAATTCATCGGTTCCCGGGCCATGTGGGAAGTAGACAGCCTGCGGCAGGCAGTCGTCACCAGGGGCGAAGCGCATAACATCGGGATTGCCTCTATTGCCGGCAACCTTGCGCCGGTCGGCGTAACGGAAAAAAAGGGGATGGTTCTGGAATTCGATCCGGAGAAGAAAGACGTGCTGGCGCCTATCGCGCCCGGCCTGATCGTGCCTGTGGGCATCAAGCGTTTTCGCTTGCTGGAAGTCGGCGAGCGGGTGGAGGTCGACTGTCGGCCATGCATCATTGCCCTGGATGGAGAAAGGGAAGTGGAACTGAAAGAAAGCGATGAGGCGTACATTGAACTGACCTTTGACGGGCCCAGGGTGGTGGATGTCAAGGCGGCTTTGAAAACGGCAGTAGAAAACAATTATTCCCGCTGCCGGGCGAGGGCGATTTTGGGGTCAGAATAAAGGAGTGAACGAGACATGTTTGAGATCAGGATGCCCAAGATGGGACTGACCATGACCACGGGTACTGTGGTTAAATGGCACAAGAAGGAAGGCGATCCAGTAAAAAAAGGCGAGGAGATCCTTGATATTTCCACCGAAAAGATCACCAATACAGTGGAAGCCCCGGCGGATGGGGTTTTAATAAAGATCATCGCGCCGGAAGGGACAGAACTTCCTATCGGCGGTTTGCTCGGCCTGATTGGCTCGCCCGGAGAGAAGGCCGGGGAGGAGATTTCCGGCGGGATAAAGGAAGCGGGAGGCGGCGAAAGGATCAAGATCACTCCTGCCGCCGCAAAGCTGGCCAGGGAAATGGGCGTCGATTGCACACTGCTGGCCGGTACCGGGCCGGGCGGGAGAATAACCAGGGAGGACGTGGAAAAGGCCGCCGCTCAAGTCCGCTCCGTCCAGGCGCCGTCAGAGGGCGGGGATAAAAAGCCGGTTTCCGGCGAGTTCATTCCCTATACGGGCATGCGCAAGGCGATCGGCGACAATATGAGCCGCAGCTGGGCTACGGCTCCCAAGGTAACGCACCATGTTTCGGTTGATGTTTCCAGGCTGCTGGAACTGCGTAAAATGATCAACGAGGACCTTGACGAGATGAGCAGGGTTTCGATCACCGACCTGTTGATAAAAATTGCGGCCAAGGCGCTGGAAATGAAGCCGTCGATCAATGTGTCGCTTGAGGGCGGCAGCATTAAGCTGTTCAAAGATATTAACATCGGGGTGGCTGTGGCCCTGGAGAATGGCCTGGTGGTTCCGGTCGTCAAGAACGCCGGCAAGAAAAGCCTGCTTCAGGTAAGCGCCAAGGTCAGGGAACTGGCGCAAAAAGCCAGGGAAAACAGGCTCAGCCTGGAGGAGATGAGCGGCGGCACCTTTACCATTACCAATCTTGGCGCTTACGGGTCGGTGGACTTTTTCACCCCGATCATCAACCAGCCGGAATCGGCTATCCTGGGAGTAGGAAGGGTAGTGCAGGCTCCGGCGGTTATCGAGGGGCAGGTAGTGCCGCGGCCCATGATGGGGCTTTCGCTTGCTTTCGACCATCGTGTCATTGACGGGGCGCCGGCCGCGGAATTCCTGGCGGTATTGATCAAAATGATTGAAAGACCGCTGGCGGCAAT from Peptococcaceae bacterium harbors:
- a CDS encoding sigma-54-dependent Fis family transcriptional regulator; the protein is MAFNQVPFFNSIRSAWDAFVTYGEPPSHTVRPEIIDSWLRCRQAGVDPENGCCSRILSSTELKEILLKNWDLIHIAKPFMNRLYKYFQGSGFIVVLVDKDGYIMESFGDPKALESAKEINFIRGARWLENEVGTNAIGTALVLKKPIQVTGPEHYCRKHHTWTCSAAPIFDLNNQVAGVLDISGSADETHLHTLGMAVAAVEAITRQLRIEQDRKQGLTGGLNNRAGGELAAAGNSESQARVFSGGNKLYKFSDIICSSPALKESVHVASLAAGCMSNVLLQGESGTGKELFAQAIHSASCRKNGPFIAVNCGAIPRELIASELFGYEEGAFTGARKGGKPGKFELARGGTLFLDEIGEMPLEQQVALLRVLQEKKIYRIGSDRAIDVDVRIICATNKNILEEVGKGAFRQDLYYRLNVISITLPSLRERREDIVLLFNHFLKQISRGKEYYVEPEVYEQVERYDWPGNVRELQNTVERLVNLVQGPIISLSHLPPEICGAAGAQLEPAPSLAEQVMGERSSRTERKRRAAEKERQKIVFLLDRYGGNVTWTARELGLSRNTLYRKMRLYGIKN
- a CDS encoding Lin0512 family protein; its protein translation is MGYERFVIEFGTGADLHGEDVTKAAQRAVKDAVSHSCLCGLVDIFGYSDPNKMHIEVKIGCPYPERVNKEEVLKMLPFGTANLEVVAGGLLAPGLKLPALGEGDRVVLALAALTVYVDTGGIKKS
- a CDS encoding thiamine pyrophosphate-dependent dehydrogenase E1 component subunit alpha → MEITKEKLLGFYKTMVTIRKFEEKACELFAAGKLPGFVHLYIGEEAVATGVCANLTDKDFITSTHRGHGHLIAKGGKLDLMMAELFGKATGYCKGKGGSMHIADVDLGILGANGIVGAGQPIATGAAFACKYKKSDAVAVCFHGDGASNRGTFHESLNMAAIFKLPVVFVCENNMYGISISQKYHMNVSDISDRAAAYGIPGVTVDGNDVVAVYEAAAEAIQRARKGDGPSLIECKTWRQKGHFEGDPQSYKKPEEQAEWLQKDPIPRLEKKLLELKYATKADLDKIQGETAQKIEAAVKFAQNSPDPSPEDVLTDVLAG
- a CDS encoding alpha-ketoacid dehydrogenase subunit beta, giving the protein MKMTYAEAMRDGLRVEMKRDPNVYLAGEDVGPFGGCFGQVAGLYQEFGPGRIVDTPISETAIVGHAVGAAAAGLRPVVEIMFMDFMGVCMDEILNQAAKMRYMFGGKAKLPMVIRTPCGGGLGAAAQHSQCLEALFTHIPGIKVVMPAEPADAKGLMAAAIRDDNPVIYVEHKMLLGVQGEVPEGEFVVPIGQAAVKRPGSDVTIVAWSGMVPKAAAAAETLAGEEISAEVIDLRTLTPLDKDCILKSVGKTGRLVIVHEANLTGGFGGEIAAIVADEGFDLLNAPIKRVTAPDTPVPFATVLEKAYLPSEEKIVRAVKELF
- a CDS encoding NAD(+)/NADH kinase: MPTVGIIANPASGKDIRRLVAYGTVFDNLEKVNIVRRILLGLAAAGVNRAVYMPDYFGIVPKAVEGLYSEHRLSMEIVPADIRLTGTQVDSYEAALEMGRWAAGCIITLGGDGTNRMVAKGCGDTPLLPVSTGTNNVFPRMVEGTIAGLAAGAVACGKAGGPQVLNPSKKLVIYKNGEPVDIALIDAVVLKDKFIGSRAMWEVDSLRQAVVTRGEAHNIGIASIAGNLAPVGVTEKKGMVLEFDPEKKDVLAPIAPGLIVPVGIKRFRLLEVGERVEVDCRPCIIALDGEREVELKESDEAYIELTFDGPRVVDVKAALKTAVENNYSRCRARAILGSE
- a CDS encoding 2-oxo acid dehydrogenase subunit E2, with protein sequence MFEIRMPKMGLTMTTGTVVKWHKKEGDPVKKGEEILDISTEKITNTVEAPADGVLIKIIAPEGTELPIGGLLGLIGSPGEKAGEEISGGIKEAGGGERIKITPAAAKLAREMGVDCTLLAGTGPGGRITREDVEKAAAQVRSVQAPSEGGDKKPVSGEFIPYTGMRKAIGDNMSRSWATAPKVTHHVSVDVSRLLELRKMINEDLDEMSRVSITDLLIKIAAKALEMKPSINVSLEGGSIKLFKDINIGVAVALENGLVVPVVKNAGKKSLLQVSAKVRELAQKARENRLSLEEMSGGTFTITNLGAYGSVDFFTPIINQPESAILGVGRVVQAPAVIEGQVVPRPMMGLSLAFDHRVIDGAPAAEFLAVLIKMIERPLAAIL